The Thiorhodovibrio frisius genome segment GTCAAAGGCCATGTCGATGAGGTGCTGGCTGCCGCCAAGGCCCTGTCATAACCTGGGTTCTCAAGCCTCGCAGGGCGGCCCCGACCTAACCCTCATGGTCCCGACCACCCCGGACAATGAGGCTCCTTATAGGCAAATGCCCCAGTAGCCGCCATGACCGGCATGCGCACCCAAACTGGCCAGCTCGACCGCACAAGCCGCGCCATCACCGAGCATAGAAGGCTTGGAATACCATGATTAAGCGCCAAAAGGATTCACTATGCCTGTTCGTGCTCGACACCAATGTGTTGATGCACGATCCAACAGCCATTTTCCGCTTCCACGAACACCATGTCTTCCTGCCGATGGTGGTGCTCGAGGAACTGGATGCCGGAAAAAAAGGCATGTCGGAAGTGGCGCGCAATGTGCGCCAAACCAGCCGCTTTCTTGATGAACTGATCAGCGACGCGCGGCGCGAAGATATCGAAGCCGGCCTGCCGATCCAGACACTCGGCGATGCTGGGCGCTCATTGTCCGCACCGCCGGCGGGGCGATTGTTTTTCCAGACCGAGCCACTGGCATCGCGGACCTCCGCCAACCTGCCTGGGCACAACGCCGACAACAACATTCTGGCCACCGCGCTGGCGCTCAAGGAGCAGCATCCCGACCTACAGGTCGTCATCGTCTCAAAAGACATCAACCTGCGCATCAAGGCCACGGTGCTTGGCATCGCGGCCGAGGACTACTCCAACGACCAGGTCCTTGACGATGTCGACCTGCTCTACACCGGCCTGCGCACCCTCACGGCCGATTTCTGGGACAGGCACGCCAAAACGCTCGACTCCTGGAAAGAAGAAGGCCGCACTTTCTACCGCATTACCGGCCCGGATCTGGCCGAATGGTACCCGGGTGAGTGCCTGTCACTGGATGACAACCCGCCTTTCGAGGCCATCGTGCGCGAGAAGCGCAGCGAGCAGGAAGCCGTCATCGAACTGGTCGAGGACTATCGCCTGCCACGGCACAACGTCTGGGGCATACGCGCGCGCAACCCAGAGCAGAACTTCGCGCTCAATATGCTGATGAATCCAGAAATCGACTTCGTCACCCTGCTCGGCACCGCCGGCACCGGCAAGACGCTGCTTGCCCTAGCGGCAGGACTGGCGCAGGTACTTGATCGCAGCATCTACCGCGAGATCATCATGACCCGGGTGACAGTGCCGGTGGGGGAAGACATTGGCTTTCTGCCCGGCACCGAAGAAGAAAAAATGACCCCCTGGATGGGCGCGCTGATGGACAATCTGGAAGTGCTCACCCAGACCGAAGGTGGCGAGTGGGGTCGCGCCGCCACCAATGATCTGGTGCGCAATCGCATCCGCATCTCATCGCTCAATTTCATGCGCGGGCGCACCTTTCTGCACAAGTACATCATTCTGGATGAAGCGCAAAACCTGACCGCCAAGCAGATGAAAACCCTGATTACCCGCGCAGGGCCGGGCACCAAGATCGTCTGCCTGGGCAATATTGCCCAAATCGACACCCCTTACCTGACAGAAACCACCTCGGGCCTGACCTATGTCGTCGACCGCTTCAAGTATTGGGACCACAGCGGCCACATTACCCTGATTCGCGGCGAGCGTTCGCGATTGGCGGATTTTGCCTCCGATCGGCTGTGATGCCGGAGTCCGAGACAATACCCGCCACATGTCAAACTTGGGCTCAACGGCGCACCTGTGCCAAAGTGCGATAAAAACCATCCAACTCCGCCACCCGCGCATCCAAAGCGTCAAGAGCGCCTGAATTATCAATCAGATCATCAGCTCCGCTCAAACGGCGCTGCCGGTCAACCTGGCTTGCAAGGATGGCATGGATGGTGGCATCGCTGAGTCCATCGCGTCTGCGTACCCGCTCAATCTGCATCGCCTCTGGCAGATCGACCACCAGCACGCGATCAACCAGCGCCTGTTGACCGGTTTCAAACAATAGCGGAATCGCAAGCAGGCTGTAGGGGCCTGGTACCTGCTCGGCAAGCCGCAGCATCTCGGCGCGGATCATCGGATGGAGAATGGACTCAAGCTCTTGCCTGACACCGGCATCATGAAAGACCCGCTCACGCATCCAGGCACGATCAAGCGCTCCGGTCGGGGCGCGGGCGGCGGCACCAAAGGCCGCGACAATAGCTGGCATGGCCGCACCATGCGTCGCCGTCAGGGCATGGGAAATCAGATCGGCATCAATGACAGTCACGCCGCGATGCGCAAAGCGCTCAGCCACGCTTGACTTGCCGCTACCGATCCCGCCAGTCAGCGCCACGCACAGCCGACACATTCAGCCCAGGCCGCTCCAGCGCAGATAAGCTTCGGTGATCTCAGCCCCCCACAGCAGGCTCACCCAACCGGCAATAGCCAGATAAGGGCCGAAAGGCATTGGCGTGCGCTGCTTCTGCCGGCCAAGCGCGATCAGCGCGATCCCCACCAGGGCTCCAGGCACCGCAGAGAGCAGAATAATCTGCGGCAACGCCTGCCAGCCCATCCAGGCACCAAAGAGCGCAAGCAGCTTGAAGTCCCCGCGGCCCATACCCTCACGGCCGGTCAGCACCCGGAACAGCTGAAACACCGACCAAAGACTCAGATAACCGGCGATGGCACCAATAATGGCCGTCTCGGCATCGACGAAAACCCCGAACAGACTGAGCAACAGCCCGCCCCAGAGCACTGGCAGGGTGATGGCATCAGGTAGCAGTTGGGTGTCGAAGTCGATCACCGCCAGCGCGACCATCGACCAGGTAAACACCAGTGCTGCGGCTGCCTGCACGCTGAAGCCAAAGTGCCAGACCACCACCAGGCTGAGCACGGCAGTTAGGGTTTCAATCAGCGGATAACGGATGGCAATGGGCGCACGACAGGCCGAGCAGCGCCCGCGCAGCAGCAGGTAGCTCAGGACCGGAATATTTTCCCAGGCGCGGATGCGATGACTACAGCTCGGACAGTGCGAAGCAGGCCGTGCCAGGCTAAAGGGCGCCGGCTCTTGCTCGGGCACCGGCTCGTGCTTCGACTGCTGCTCCCCCGACTGCTCCTGGCTAGGCCCACCGATAGGGCTGGGGGTAGCACTGGTAACCAAACTGGGACTGGATGCCGTTTCCGCCTCGGCTGTCAGCAGTTCGGCGCAATCCCGATGCCATTCAAGCTCCATCATGCGCGGCAGGCGCAGGATGACCACATTCAGGAAACTGCCCACGACCAGCCCCAACAGCACAGTCGTGCTGTACAGCAGCCAGGGAGTTTCCGCAAGCACGCGAATGAGATCGCTCATCGCCCAGTCCAAGCCATGATGAGAAATGATCGAGCCAGCACGAAATCAGACAACTGCGGCGAGCTTGAAGATCGGCAGATACATGGCAACGATCAGGCTCCCCACCAGACCGCCGATGACCACCATGATCAAGGGCTCGAGCAAGCTACTCATCGCATCCACGGCGTTGTCGACTCTTTCTTCGTAAAAGTCCGCTACCTTGGCCAGCATGGCATCGAGCGAGCCTGACTCCTCACCGATGGCCGTCATTTGAATCACCATGTGCGGAAACAGATTGCGCTGGCGCATCGCCAGTTGCAGGCTCTGGCCCGTGGCAACCTCTTCGCGCATTTTGAGAACCGCATCCGTGTAGACGATGTTGCCGGTCGCGCCAGACACCGAGCCCAAAGCCTCAACCAAGGGCACGCCGGCGGCGAACATGGTTGAGAGCGTGCGGGCAAAACGGGCAATGGCAGCGTCGTTCAGGATGGAACCAATAATGGGGATCTTCAGCGAAGCGCGGTCGATCAACTCACGAAACTTGCGCGATTTCTCATGCACCTTGGCCACAGAAAAACCGAAAGCCCCCATCCCCAT includes the following:
- a CDS encoding PhoH family protein; translation: MIKRQKDSLCLFVLDTNVLMHDPTAIFRFHEHHVFLPMVVLEELDAGKKGMSEVARNVRQTSRFLDELISDARREDIEAGLPIQTLGDAGRSLSAPPAGRLFFQTEPLASRTSANLPGHNADNNILATALALKEQHPDLQVVIVSKDINLRIKATVLGIAAEDYSNDQVLDDVDLLYTGLRTLTADFWDRHAKTLDSWKEEGRTFYRITGPDLAEWYPGECLSLDDNPPFEAIVREKRSEQEAVIELVEDYRLPRHNVWGIRARNPEQNFALNMLMNPEIDFVTLLGTAGTGKTLLALAAGLAQVLDRSIYREIIMTRVTVPVGEDIGFLPGTEEEKMTPWMGALMDNLEVLTQTEGGEWGRAATNDLVRNRIRISSLNFMRGRTFLHKYIILDEAQNLTAKQMKTLITRAGPGTKIVCLGNIAQIDTPYLTETTSGLTYVVDRFKYWDHSGHITLIRGERSRLADFASDRL
- the coaE gene encoding dephospho-CoA kinase (Dephospho-CoA kinase (CoaE) performs the final step in coenzyme A biosynthesis.) — protein: MAERFAHRGVTVIDADLISHALTATHGAAMPAIVAAFGAAARAPTGALDRAWMRERVFHDAGVRQELESILHPMIRAEMLRLAEQVPGPYSLLAIPLLFETGQQALVDRVLVVDLPEAMQIERVRRRDGLSDATIHAILASQVDRQRRLSGADDLIDNSGALDALDARVAELDGFYRTLAQVRR
- a CDS encoding prepilin peptidase produces the protein MSDLIRVLAETPWLLYSTTVLLGLVVGSFLNVVILRLPRMMELEWHRDCAELLTAEAETASSPSLVTSATPSPIGGPSQEQSGEQQSKHEPVPEQEPAPFSLARPASHCPSCSHRIRAWENIPVLSYLLLRGRCSACRAPIAIRYPLIETLTAVLSLVVVWHFGFSVQAAAALVFTWSMVALAVIDFDTQLLPDAITLPVLWGGLLLSLFGVFVDAETAIIGAIAGYLSLWSVFQLFRVLTGREGMGRGDFKLLALFGAWMGWQALPQIILLSAVPGALVGIALIALGRQKQRTPMPFGPYLAIAGWVSLLWGAEITEAYLRWSGLG